One Kineococcus radiotolerans SRS30216 = ATCC BAA-149 DNA window includes the following coding sequences:
- the kdpC gene encoding potassium-transporting ATPase subunit KdpC, which translates to MSLALTNLLRQARTGLLLLLVATAGLGLVYPLAVFAVGRLVPARADGQVVAVDGQPVGSRLIGQEFPGEQWFQPRPSAAGDGYDPTASGASNLGPESTDLLKAVEERRAAVAAADGTAPVDVAPDALTASGSGLDPHVSPENARRQVARVAAARGLSEQRVAALVAEHTRGRALGFLGEPTVNVLELNLALRSAAP; encoded by the coding sequence GTGTCCCTCGCGCTGACCAACCTCCTCCGCCAGGCCCGCACCGGCCTGCTGCTGCTGCTCGTCGCCACCGCCGGCCTCGGGCTGGTCTACCCGCTCGCGGTGTTCGCCGTGGGGCGGCTCGTCCCCGCCCGCGCCGACGGGCAGGTCGTCGCCGTCGACGGGCAGCCCGTCGGCTCCCGGCTCATCGGGCAGGAGTTCCCCGGCGAGCAGTGGTTCCAGCCGCGCCCCTCCGCGGCCGGCGACGGGTACGACCCCACCGCCAGCGGCGCCTCGAACCTCGGCCCGGAGAGCACCGACCTGCTGAAGGCCGTCGAGGAGCGGCGCGCCGCGGTCGCCGCCGCCGACGGCACCGCGCCCGTCGACGTGGCCCCCGACGCGCTGACGGCCTCCGGGTCGGGCCTGGACCCCCACGTCTCCCCGGAGAACGCCCGCCGGCAGGTCGCGCGGGTCGCCGCGGCCCGCGGGCTGAGCGAGCAGCGGGTCGCCGCCCTCGTCGCCGAGCACACCCGCGGGCGCGCCCTGGGGTTCCTCGGCGAGCCGACGGTGAACGTGCTGGAGCTGAACCTCGCGCTGCGGTCCGCGGCCCCCTGA